One window of Papio anubis isolate 15944 chromosome 10, Panubis1.0, whole genome shotgun sequence genomic DNA carries:
- the IHH gene encoding indian hedgehog protein translates to MSPARLRPRLHFCLLLLLLLVVPAAWGCGPGRVVGSRRRPPRKLVPLAYKQFSPNVPEKTLGASGRYEGKIARSSERFKELTPNYNPDIIFKDEENTGADRLMTQRCKDRLNSLAISVMNQWPGVKLRVTEGWDEDGHHSEESLHYEGRAVDITTSDRDRNKYGLLARLAVEAGFDWVYYESKAHVHCSVKSEHSAAAKTGGCFPAGAQVRLESGARVALSAVRPGDRVLAMGEDGSPTFSDVLIFLDREPHRLRAFQVIETQDPPRRLALTPAHLLFTADNHTEPAARFRATFASHVQPGQYVLVAGVPGLQPARVAAVSTHVALGAYAPLTRHGTLVVEDVVASCFAAVADHHLAQLAFWPLRLFHSLAWGSWTPGEGVHWYPQLLYRLGRLLLEEGSFHPLGMSGAGS, encoded by the exons ATGTCTCCCGCCCGGCTCCGGCCCCGACTGCACTTCTGCCTGCtcctgttgctgctgctggtggtgccGGCGGCATGGGGCTGCGGGCCGGGCCGGGTGGTGGGCAGCCGCCGGCGACCGCCGCGCAAACTCGTGCCGCTCGCCTACAAGCAGTTCAGCCCCAACGTGCCCGAGAAGACCCTGGGCGCCAGCGGACGCTATGAAGGCAAGATCGCTCGCAGCTCCGAGCGCTTCAAGGAGCTCACCCCCAATTACAATCCAGACATCATCTTCAAGGACGAGGAGAATACAGGCGCCGACCGCCTCATGACCCAG CGCTGTAAGGACCGGCTGAACTCGCTGGCTATCTCCGTGATGAACCAGTGGCCCGGTGTGAAGCTGCGGGTGACTGAGGGCTGGGACGAAGACGGCCACCACTCAGAGGAGTCCCTGCATTATGAGGGCCGCGCGGTGGACATCACCACATCAGACCGCGACCGCAATAAGTATGGACTGCTGGCGCGCTTGGCAGTGGAGGCCGGCTTTGACTGGGTGTATTACGAGTCAAAGGCCCACGTGCATTGCTCCGTCAAGTCCG AGCACTCGGCTGCAGCCAAGACGGGCGGCTGCTTCCCTGCCGGAGCCCAGGTACGCCTGGAGAGTGGGGCGCGTGTGGCCTTGTCAGCTGTGAGGCCGGGAGACCGCGTGCTGGCCATGGGGGAGGACGGGAGCCCCACCTTCAGTGATGTGCTCATTTTCCTGGACCGCGAGCCCCACAGGCTAAGAGCCTTCCAGGTCATCGAGACTCAGGACCCCCCACGCCGCCTGGCACTCACACCCGCTCACCTGCTCTTTACAGCTGACAATCACACGGAGCCGGCGGCCCGCTTCCGGGCCACATTTGCCAGCCACGTGCAGCCTGGCCAGTATGTGCTGGTGGCTGGGGTGCCAGGCCTGCAGCCTGCCCGCGTGGCAGCTGTCTCTACACACGTGGCCCTTGGGGCCTATGCCCCACTCACAAGGCACGGGACACTGGTGGTGGAAGATGTGGTGGCATCCTGCTTCGCGGCCGTGGCTGACCACCACCTGGCTCAGTTGGCCTTCTGGCCCCTGAGACTCTTTCACAGCTTGGCGTGGGGCAGCTGGACCCCTGGGGAGGGTGTGCATTGGTACCCCCAGCTGCTCTACCGCCTGGGGCGTCTCCTGCTAGAAGAGGGCAGCTTCCACCCACTGGGCATGTCCGGGGCAGGGAGCTGA